One genomic segment of Photobacterium sp. DA100 includes these proteins:
- the ccmI gene encoding c-type cytochrome biogenesis protein CcmI has product MTMFWVISTLLVLVAMVIFVVPMYKGKEQDEVASRDELNKAFFKDRMDELKEESSEGLVENKDELVVELQQSLLDDVLASAEQKKTQVSTAMLIPGLIVLVGVSFGMYMKVGSLDKVQAWNETVSRLPELSQRLMDESNPLSDQEMDDLTLALRTRLHSEPNDATGWLLLGRIGMANRDAETAQDAMARAYRLDPSNPEVMLSYGQTLMMIGDPAQSERARLLLRSVLRVDHTNIRALSLLAFDAFEAGNFQQAINYWNMMKQVIGADDPRADMLDRSIARAQSQLERSNNTATSVSVTVELDPNVELPEQGLVIISVHSADGAPMPVAARRVPLSSFPISLTLDDNDSMIPERPMTSLQDMIIKARIDTDGNVTTRKGDWYGQSEIIPLGGSTNVVINAKY; this is encoded by the coding sequence ATGACGATGTTTTGGGTAATTTCCACCCTCTTGGTGCTGGTCGCGATGGTCATTTTTGTCGTGCCTATGTACAAAGGCAAAGAGCAAGATGAAGTGGCAAGCCGCGATGAGCTGAACAAAGCGTTCTTCAAAGATCGTATGGACGAGCTTAAGGAAGAAAGCAGCGAAGGGCTGGTCGAAAACAAAGACGAGCTGGTGGTTGAGCTCCAGCAGTCATTGCTGGACGATGTTCTGGCCAGTGCCGAGCAGAAGAAAACTCAGGTAAGCACCGCAATGCTTATCCCGGGGTTGATTGTGTTGGTTGGCGTCAGCTTTGGCATGTACATGAAAGTCGGTAGCTTGGATAAAGTTCAGGCTTGGAATGAAACCGTTTCTCGCTTGCCGGAGCTGTCTCAGCGTTTGATGGACGAGTCCAATCCGCTCAGCGATCAGGAAATGGATGATTTGACACTGGCATTGCGTACCCGCTTGCACAGTGAGCCAAATGATGCGACGGGCTGGTTGCTGCTGGGCCGCATCGGCATGGCCAACCGCGATGCGGAAACGGCGCAGGATGCGATGGCTCGCGCCTACCGCCTTGACCCAAGTAATCCGGAAGTGATGCTGAGCTATGGCCAGACCTTGATGATGATTGGCGATCCAGCGCAGAGCGAGCGTGCTCGTCTGCTGCTTCGCAGCGTCCTGCGTGTCGATCACACCAACATTCGTGCCCTGTCGCTATTGGCATTTGATGCCTTTGAAGCTGGCAACTTCCAGCAGGCCATCAACTACTGGAACATGATGAAGCAGGTGATCGGTGCCGATGATCCGCGTGCTGACATGCTTGACCGCAGTATTGCCCGTGCCCAGTCTCAGCTGGAGCGCAGCAACAACACTGCCACGTCAGTGTCGGTAACGGTTGAGCTGGATCCGAACGTGGAGTTGCCGGAGCAAGGCTTGGTGATCATCTCGGTTCATTCAGCAGACGGTGCACCGATGCCGGTGGCCGCACGCCGCGTACCGCTGTCGTCGTTCCCGATCAGCCTGACATTGGACGACAATGACAGCATGATCCCTGAGCGCCCGATGACCTCGCTGCAGGACATGATCATCAAGGCCCGTATCGATACCGACGGTAATGTCACCACCCGTAAAGGGGACTGGTACGGTCAAAGTGAGATCATTCCGTTAGGCGGCTCGACAAACGTCGTGATAAATGCAAAATATTAA
- a CDS encoding capsule biosynthesis GfcC family protein yields MSNLTSYPIYQILINTLRIRRNIMQQARLFLLFSLISVLLAPSMAVAQTTTIAPEAKLSVSIYNPEKTQAWSLNYSEPARLSQVISDSITTQMQNNLSIQGSHFYTDQIYWPGSSLTTGAAPQNKSTVLKAIDQLVDKEPTSFALKASLRANERWIANNILHQRELIPLDFDAIRLNRKLNPLLNGEYHLYLPNRPSDILVIGATQKPTLLRWQPRLSARNYLDKTALIDNHQKDYAAVIQPDGTVEQHPIAYWNKNHMDIAPGATIYIGYNDLPGDYLSLNQEMIKLLRNKVL; encoded by the coding sequence GTGAGTAATTTAACCTCTTACCCTATTTATCAAATATTGATCAATACTCTGCGTATTAGACGAAATATTATGCAACAAGCAAGACTTTTCCTTCTCTTTTCACTTATCAGCGTTCTACTTGCCCCCTCTATGGCGGTAGCTCAAACCACAACCATAGCTCCAGAAGCAAAGTTAAGCGTGAGCATTTACAACCCAGAGAAAACACAGGCCTGGTCTCTGAATTATTCTGAACCAGCTCGCCTAAGCCAAGTAATAAGCGATAGCATTACAACGCAAATGCAAAATAATCTCAGCATACAGGGCAGCCACTTTTATACTGATCAGATTTACTGGCCTGGCAGCAGTTTGACGACAGGAGCAGCTCCACAGAATAAATCGACCGTCCTGAAAGCAATCGACCAACTTGTTGATAAAGAACCGACCAGTTTTGCCTTGAAAGCAAGCCTTAGGGCTAACGAACGCTGGATAGCTAACAACATCTTGCACCAAAGGGAATTAATCCCGCTTGATTTTGATGCCATTAGATTGAATAGAAAATTAAATCCTTTGCTTAATGGCGAATACCACCTCTATTTACCCAATCGTCCTAGTGATATCTTGGTCATTGGTGCGACCCAGAAACCAACTTTGCTGCGTTGGCAACCACGCCTATCGGCAAGGAACTACTTGGATAAAACCGCATTAATCGACAATCACCAGAAAGATTATGCTGCGGTGATACAGCCTGATGGCACCGTTGAGCAACACCCTATTGCCTATTGGAATAAAAATCATATGGATATTGCGCCGGGCGCAACCATTTATATTGGCTATAACGATTTACCCGGTGATTACCTGTCATTGAACCAAGAAATGATTAAACTGCTAAGGAACAAGGTGCTGTGA
- a CDS encoding YjbF family lipoprotein, with product MFRHCSTALLLVLSLAGCSQKFKDVNDTVNLAFFGDQDVALNAEEISQLPYASLYARVDDGPQAFMVLAFAENRSTLGLTHHSDLSSTITAEHMSTQLKWVSADKGMLITESGRIVKTLNLPAGNLVSSDSYQPDPLALGLHLASTPTQWQRTIDWQPGYHFGYPVKSQFVFVSEETLDINGTNKLTKHFVEHVSIPTLNIEYNNHWWIEPNNGMVIKSKQKLAPNLPYIELTLLKPFA from the coding sequence ATGTTTCGACACTGTTCAACTGCATTACTTCTGGTTTTATCTCTCGCTGGCTGCAGCCAAAAGTTTAAGGACGTTAACGATACGGTTAACCTCGCTTTTTTTGGCGACCAGGATGTAGCACTAAACGCCGAAGAGATTAGTCAACTACCTTATGCCAGCCTGTACGCTCGAGTAGATGATGGCCCTCAGGCTTTCATGGTATTGGCCTTTGCAGAAAATCGTTCCACTCTGGGTTTAACTCACCACAGTGACTTATCAAGCACAATCACTGCAGAACACATGAGTACTCAGCTAAAATGGGTGTCAGCAGATAAAGGGATGTTGATAACAGAAAGTGGGCGTATCGTAAAAACCCTTAACTTGCCAGCAGGTAACTTAGTTAGCAGTGATAGCTATCAACCCGACCCGCTAGCACTTGGACTGCACTTAGCCTCTACCCCAACCCAGTGGCAACGAACCATTGATTGGCAACCTGGCTACCATTTCGGCTATCCAGTCAAAAGTCAATTTGTCTTCGTTAGCGAAGAGACTTTAGATATCAACGGCACCAATAAGCTAACCAAGCATTTTGTCGAACATGTCTCTATCCCAACACTGAATATCGAATACAACAACCACTGGTGGATTGAGCCCAACAACGGCATGGTCATCAAGAGCAAACAAAAATTGGCTCCTAACCTGCCTTATATCGAGCTGACCTTGCTTAAACCATTTGCCTAG
- a CDS encoding YfcL family protein yields MIHQYEDKLLTLIDQMVETASDDELFAGGYLRGHISLSAANCELEGATSIEAMNAKVEASMAEAQSELNPADQLIVKEMWQQLKMQAI; encoded by the coding sequence ATGATCCACCAATACGAAGATAAACTACTAACCCTGATCGACCAGATGGTTGAGACGGCATCAGACGACGAGCTCTTTGCAGGCGGTTACTTACGCGGCCATATTTCACTTTCTGCTGCCAATTGTGAGCTGGAAGGGGCGACAAGTATCGAAGCCATGAATGCCAAGGTTGAAGCGAGCATGGCGGAAGCGCAATCGGAGCTTAACCCAGCCGATCAGCTTATTGTCAAAGAGATGTGGCAACAGCTTAAAATGCAAGCGATTTAA
- a CDS encoding four helix bundle protein, with protein MEYRKLHIWKESFQIAVIVHRLFVSCKDFGFKDQISRSSVSVPSNIAEGEERETRKESVRFLYYAKGSCGELVTQLLLAKEFGYIGQGEADELVVRANLVSRKIASLIKF; from the coding sequence ATGGAATACCGAAAACTTCATATTTGGAAGGAAAGCTTTCAGATAGCAGTGATCGTTCATCGATTATTTGTTTCATGTAAGGATTTTGGCTTCAAAGATCAAATAAGTCGGTCTTCTGTATCTGTTCCTTCGAATATCGCAGAAGGCGAAGAACGAGAAACACGTAAGGAATCTGTCCGTTTCTTATATTACGCTAAAGGCTCATGTGGTGAGTTAGTTACACAGTTACTGTTGGCGAAGGAGTTTGGCTATATCGGTCAGGGTGAAGCCGATGAATTAGTAGTAAGAGCTAACCTTGTTAGCCGCAAAATAGCGAGTCTAATCAAATTTTGA
- a CDS encoding elongation factor P hydroxylase produces the protein MPHKNTDIINIFNQTFLDSFNTELILGGDEPIYLPADEEYPYHRVIFARGYFASALHEIAHWCIAGPQRRLLEDYGYWYEPDGRTAEVQAEFEKVEIKPQAVEWILAVSCGFRFQVSCDNLSGNCEPDRVGFTNKVREQVLVYLENGMPTRAKTLSEALRSHYGVEPLVAGMFE, from the coding sequence ATGCCCCATAAAAACACCGACATCATCAACATCTTCAACCAAACGTTTTTAGACTCCTTCAACACCGAACTGATCCTTGGTGGTGATGAGCCGATTTACCTGCCTGCAGATGAAGAGTACCCGTATCATAGGGTCATATTCGCCCGAGGTTACTTTGCCTCGGCACTGCATGAAATTGCCCACTGGTGTATTGCTGGCCCGCAGCGCAGGCTACTGGAAGATTACGGTTACTGGTACGAGCCCGATGGTCGAACGGCGGAAGTCCAGGCTGAATTCGAAAAGGTAGAAATCAAGCCGCAGGCGGTAGAGTGGATCCTTGCCGTTAGCTGTGGTTTTCGCTTCCAAGTGAGCTGTGATAACCTAAGCGGCAATTGTGAGCCAGACCGAGTAGGGTTTACGAATAAAGTACGCGAGCAAGTATTGGTTTACCTCGAAAACGGTATGCCAACGCGCGCCAAAACCTTATCGGAAGCATTACGCAGTCACTACGGGGTAGAACCGCTAGTGGCGGGGATGTTTGAATAA
- a CDS encoding DsbE family thiol:disulfide interchange protein — protein MNKKLLFIPLVLFMGLVVMFMIQLSRNAGGDDPTKLESVLVGKPVPQFKLEDLVEAGKLYEQDIFKGEPLLLNVWATWCPTCYAEHTYLNQLASEGVKIIGLNYKDERLKAVRWLNELGNPYLHSLFDGNGMLGMDLGVYGAPETFLIDANGIIRYRHVGDVNDRNWNETLKPMYEALIEEAQG, from the coding sequence ATGAACAAGAAGTTACTTTTTATCCCATTAGTCCTGTTCATGGGGCTGGTCGTGATGTTCATGATCCAGCTCAGCCGTAACGCCGGCGGCGATGATCCAACCAAGTTGGAATCGGTGCTGGTGGGCAAGCCGGTCCCGCAGTTCAAGCTCGAGGACTTGGTGGAAGCCGGCAAGCTGTACGAGCAGGACATCTTCAAGGGTGAGCCTCTGCTGCTTAACGTATGGGCGACCTGGTGTCCGACCTGTTATGCCGAGCACACTTACCTTAACCAGCTAGCAAGCGAAGGCGTGAAGATCATCGGCCTCAACTACAAGGACGAGCGCCTGAAAGCAGTACGCTGGCTCAACGAGCTGGGTAACCCTTACCTGCATAGCCTGTTTGACGGTAACGGGATGCTGGGGATGGATCTGGGCGTGTACGGCGCACCGGAAACTTTCCTGATTGATGCTAACGGTATTATTCGCTATCGCCATGTCGGTGATGTCAACGACCGTAACTGGAACGAGACATTGAAACCGATGTACGAGGCGCTGATTGAGGAGGCGCAGGGATAA
- a CDS encoding cytochrome c-type biogenesis protein, with protein MAMVFTGAALVTAPAPALASIDVYEFDSLQQEKDFQELAATLRCPKCQNNNIADSNAALAQDMRQKTYELLQEGKSKQDVVDYMIARYGNFVTYNPPVMASTLILWLGPLFFIVVGFTILVMRSRKSTEKVTDSELDAQEQARLQALMAEMGTEADKASSQTNQDGKVK; from the coding sequence ATGGCGATGGTGTTCACAGGTGCTGCGTTGGTGACCGCGCCGGCACCGGCGCTCGCTTCTATTGATGTCTACGAGTTCGATTCTCTGCAGCAGGAGAAGGACTTCCAGGAGCTGGCTGCCACGCTACGCTGCCCTAAGTGTCAGAACAACAACATTGCTGATTCGAATGCGGCCTTGGCGCAAGATATGCGCCAGAAAACCTACGAGCTGCTTCAGGAAGGCAAGAGCAAGCAGGATGTTGTGGATTACATGATTGCCCGCTACGGCAACTTTGTGACATACAACCCGCCTGTGATGGCATCAACCCTGATCCTGTGGCTAGGTCCACTGTTCTTTATCGTCGTGGGCTTTACCATCTTGGTGATGCGTTCGCGCAAAAGCACGGAAAAAGTGACTGACTCAGAGTTGGACGCGCAAGAGCAAGCCCGTTTGCAGGCGCTGATGGCCGAAATGGGTACCGAGGCCGACAAGGCCTCTTCGCAGACAAACCAAGACGGTAAGGTGAAATAA
- a CDS encoding MlaA family lipoprotein, with the protein MKKHLLAIAISLTLTACAQSPDEQTLPDTTNIEQPGSLAEQGAVDLDAVDTDVVDPGAVATESVTAPADGIDEFGDYDDEYDEDLAAVLEEVEQGGGEYSVPGVYDPFEGFNRAMWNLNYDYLDPYLARPISLAYVDYTPSFIRTGIRNFLANLDEPASMVNSALMLNGEEAVRHFNRFWINSTFGLLGLIDIASAADIRKPVDKQFGDTLGKYGVANGPYFMFPVYGPLTLREGAGDFVDGLYLPLSALNFWQSLGKWAFEGMEDRAALVKQEAILKDSPDAYIFTRDAYIQNKNFRASGGNVELPEQQDDAYLDDFMDEIDEY; encoded by the coding sequence TTGAAAAAACACCTACTTGCTATCGCTATTTCATTGACACTGACAGCGTGTGCGCAATCGCCTGATGAGCAAACATTACCGGATACCACTAACATCGAGCAGCCAGGTTCCCTTGCGGAGCAGGGTGCTGTCGACCTTGATGCCGTTGATACCGATGTTGTAGATCCCGGAGCTGTAGCTACAGAGAGCGTCACTGCGCCAGCCGATGGCATTGATGAGTTTGGCGATTACGATGACGAGTATGACGAAGATCTCGCGGCAGTGCTGGAAGAAGTCGAGCAGGGTGGTGGGGAGTATTCGGTACCGGGTGTGTATGATCCGTTCGAAGGCTTCAACCGCGCTATGTGGAACTTGAACTACGACTACTTGGACCCTTACTTGGCCAGGCCGATCTCACTGGCGTACGTCGACTACACGCCTTCATTCATCCGGACCGGCATCAGGAATTTTCTGGCCAACCTCGATGAGCCAGCCAGCATGGTCAACAGTGCCCTGATGCTCAACGGCGAAGAGGCTGTGCGCCATTTCAACCGTTTTTGGATCAACTCCACCTTTGGTTTGCTCGGCTTGATCGACATCGCCTCCGCGGCGGATATTCGCAAGCCGGTCGACAAACAGTTCGGTGACACCCTGGGTAAATACGGCGTCGCCAACGGCCCTTACTTCATGTTCCCGGTTTACGGCCCGCTGACATTGCGCGAAGGCGCCGGTGATTTTGTTGACGGATTGTACTTGCCATTAAGTGCGTTGAACTTCTGGCAGAGCCTGGGTAAGTGGGCGTTTGAAGGGATGGAAGATCGGGCGGCACTGGTCAAGCAAGAAGCTATCCTGAAGGACTCGCCAGATGCCTACATCTTCACCCGTGATGCCTACATCCAGAACAAGAACTTCCGCGCCAGTGGCGGCAACGTCGAGCTACCAGAGCAGCAAGACGACGCGTATCTGGATGATTTTATGGATGAGATAGATGAGTATTAG
- a CDS encoding YjbH domain-containing protein → MSNKDTNTTLQTPCGFFRLSAIALAILPVYSANADDFSYPVLRPSQSDFGGVGLMQMPTARMNPTGEFNAGATYNNEYHHYNASLQLFPWFEATIRYTIVQDLLYSSNPDFSGDTKYTDKGIDFKIRLWEESYWMPEVAVGIRDFGGTGLFDGEFIAANKQIGPVDVTLGVAWGYMGNSGNVTNPLCDLADRFCEREIRGQWGTANFDNFFSGPMSIYGGLEYQSPWEPLRFKLEYDTNDYKSDFPVTHGGIEMPQDSKFNYGALYRLGNWGDLRLSYERGNTWTFGFNLYTNFNDLKSGWQDEPVPNYTPRSHSQPDTNELSNAEWQVLADELHTIAGYKNPTIHYTDTSVTVSADQNKYRDRNEAHERAATVLANRGPDVTEYRLIETNNRQAITETRIDADKFSQVANIEYIGANVTDSSSVSTPNEPEGRLVAEPSKRWDVSLSPTLQQSIGGSENFYMFNIGINAGANYWFTDNIELGGSVYFNIYDNYDKFLYDVPPDGTDLKRVRTLVRQYISDNPVRLDNLQLTWMDKLGDNWYSQAYGGYLEMMFGGVGGEVLYRPLGANWAIGMDVNYVVQRDPDSAFGFFTEEDQFDPITNRPYRVQTGAMTGHVTGYYQPQWDWLPNTLFKVSAGQYLTEDIGVTVDFSKQFDSGITAGAFATFTDLSSDEYGEGSYTKGFYISIPFDVMTVKPSTNRATISWLPLTRDGGQMLNRKYQLFGVTDARYPWYSRRAVE, encoded by the coding sequence ATGTCAAACAAGGATACCAATACAACTTTGCAAACACCTTGTGGCTTCTTTAGACTCTCTGCCATCGCTTTAGCGATACTGCCTGTTTACTCAGCCAATGCCGATGACTTTAGCTACCCAGTATTAAGGCCTTCACAGTCTGACTTTGGCGGTGTTGGCTTAATGCAAATGCCTACTGCGCGCATGAACCCCACTGGCGAGTTTAACGCAGGAGCAACCTATAACAATGAATATCATCACTACAATGCTTCGCTGCAACTCTTCCCTTGGTTTGAGGCAACGATTCGCTACACCATAGTCCAAGACTTACTCTACAGTAGCAACCCTGATTTTAGTGGTGATACCAAATACACAGATAAAGGGATCGACTTTAAAATTCGCTTATGGGAAGAAAGCTACTGGATGCCCGAGGTTGCTGTTGGTATTCGCGATTTTGGTGGTACAGGGCTCTTTGATGGCGAGTTTATCGCTGCCAATAAACAAATTGGCCCGGTGGATGTCACCCTCGGTGTTGCATGGGGTTACATGGGCAACAGCGGCAATGTCACTAACCCATTATGTGACTTAGCCGACCGCTTTTGTGAACGAGAAATCCGTGGCCAATGGGGTACGGCTAACTTTGATAATTTCTTCAGTGGGCCTATGTCTATCTATGGCGGTTTGGAATATCAAAGCCCTTGGGAGCCATTACGCTTCAAGCTTGAATATGATACTAACGACTATAAGAGTGATTTTCCGGTTACGCATGGTGGTATTGAAATGCCACAGGACAGCAAATTTAACTATGGCGCGCTATACAGGCTTGGTAACTGGGGGGATCTACGGCTAAGTTATGAACGCGGCAATACCTGGACATTTGGCTTTAATCTATATACCAACTTCAACGACTTGAAATCCGGCTGGCAAGATGAGCCTGTACCAAATTATACCCCACGTAGTCATAGTCAGCCTGATACTAACGAGCTGAGCAATGCGGAATGGCAAGTGCTGGCTGATGAACTGCATACTATTGCGGGTTATAAAAACCCAACTATTCATTACACTGACACCAGCGTTACGGTAAGTGCCGATCAAAACAAATACCGTGATCGTAATGAAGCACACGAGCGTGCAGCAACCGTATTGGCCAACCGTGGCCCAGATGTGACTGAGTATCGTTTAATTGAAACCAACAACCGTCAGGCAATCACCGAAACCCGAATTGATGCCGATAAATTCAGCCAAGTCGCCAATATTGAATACATCGGCGCAAATGTTACAGACAGCAGTTCGGTTTCTACACCAAATGAACCTGAAGGAAGGCTAGTTGCCGAACCAAGTAAACGGTGGGATGTCAGCCTATCACCGACATTACAGCAGTCTATTGGCGGTTCTGAAAATTTCTACATGTTCAATATTGGTATCAATGCCGGAGCGAATTACTGGTTTACCGATAATATTGAACTAGGCGGTTCGGTCTACTTCAATATTTATGACAATTATGACAAGTTCTTGTACGACGTACCGCCAGATGGCACGGACTTGAAACGTGTTCGCACCCTGGTTCGCCAATACATCAGTGATAATCCTGTGCGCCTCGACAACCTTCAGCTTACTTGGATGGATAAATTAGGTGATAACTGGTACAGCCAAGCCTACGGTGGCTACCTAGAAATGATGTTCGGCGGTGTTGGTGGTGAGGTATTGTATCGCCCACTAGGTGCAAACTGGGCTATCGGCATGGATGTCAACTATGTTGTCCAGCGCGATCCGGACTCAGCGTTTGGTTTCTTTACTGAAGAAGATCAGTTTGATCCAATCACTAATCGCCCATATCGAGTACAAACCGGAGCGATGACAGGCCATGTTACCGGTTACTACCAACCACAGTGGGATTGGCTACCAAACACCTTGTTCAAGGTTAGCGCTGGTCAATACTTGACTGAAGATATCGGTGTTACCGTTGATTTCTCGAAGCAGTTTGATAGTGGCATTACTGCCGGTGCCTTTGCCACCTTCACAGATCTGTCCTCCGATGAATACGGTGAAGGTAGTTACACCAAAGGCTTCTACATCTCGATTCCGTTTGACGTAATGACAGTCAAACCAAGCACCAACCGAGCGACGATATCCTGGTTACCTCTTACACGCGATGGCGGCCAAATGCTGAATCGCAAATACCAGCTGTTTGGGGTAACGGATGCGAGATATCCGTGGTACAGCCGCAGAGCGGTTGAGTAG
- a CDS encoding heme lyase CcmF/NrfE family subunit, protein MIAEIGNFSLIVALGLSILVSIYPLYGASVGNQALMRMARPLTYGIFGMTLVSFIVLSWAFYSNDFTVAYVASNSNTLLPWYYRLSAVWGGHEGSLLLWALIQAGWAVAVAVFSRGMPLESLARVLSVMGMIAIGFLLFIIATSNPFLRTLPFFPVDGRDLNPLLQDPGLIIHPPLLYMGYVGFSVAFAFAIASLMTGRLDTAWARWSRPWTIAAWAFLTLGIALGSWWAYYELGWGGWWFWDPVENASFMPWLAGTALMHSLAVTEKRGTFKAWTVLLAISAFSLSLLGTFLVRSGVLVSVHAFASDPARGMFILGFLVVVIGGSLLLYALRGAQIRSRGNYALFSRENLLLANNLLLVAALLVVLIGTLLPLVHKQIGLGSVSIGVPFFNTLFTWLMIPFAFILGVGPLVRWKRDKVSNISKQMIISALVTIPFAFLSVWLFTEVLEPLAVLGMAMAVWIIVMHGFELYERATHRHTLWKGLTKLGRSHWAMVLGHIGLAVSVIGITLVSNYDIERDVRMAPGETVQVQGYDFHFAGLRDADGPNYDGYIADFNITRDGRRVTTLHAEKRFYSVAGSMMTEAAIDSGVTRDLYVAMGEKLTDGAWAVRIYFKPFVNWIWFGSALMALGGAFAISDKRYRFRRKEEKGESVVAKQEAKAN, encoded by the coding sequence ATGATTGCAGAAATAGGCAACTTTAGCCTGATTGTTGCACTGGGATTATCCATCCTGGTCAGCATCTATCCCCTCTACGGCGCATCCGTTGGGAATCAGGCACTAATGCGAATGGCCCGTCCGCTGACGTATGGTATTTTCGGCATGACTTTAGTGTCGTTTATCGTTCTAAGCTGGGCTTTTTACAGCAATGATTTCACGGTAGCGTATGTTGCCAGTAACTCTAACACCTTGCTGCCTTGGTACTACCGCTTGTCGGCAGTATGGGGCGGCCACGAAGGCTCGTTGCTGCTTTGGGCGCTGATCCAAGCTGGCTGGGCCGTTGCTGTTGCGGTGTTTAGCCGTGGCATGCCGCTGGAATCACTGGCGCGCGTACTGTCTGTCATGGGGATGATTGCGATCGGCTTCTTGCTGTTCATCATTGCGACCTCCAACCCATTCTTGCGTACCCTGCCGTTCTTCCCGGTCGATGGCCGTGACCTCAACCCGCTGTTGCAGGATCCGGGGCTGATCATTCACCCGCCGCTGCTCTACATGGGTTATGTGGGCTTCTCGGTCGCTTTTGCTTTTGCGATTGCCTCGCTAATGACAGGTCGTTTGGATACGGCTTGGGCACGCTGGTCTCGTCCTTGGACGATTGCGGCATGGGCATTCCTAACATTGGGTATCGCACTGGGCTCTTGGTGGGCTTACTATGAGCTTGGCTGGGGTGGCTGGTGGTTCTGGGATCCAGTAGAAAACGCCTCCTTTATGCCATGGCTAGCCGGTACGGCCTTGATGCACTCGCTGGCTGTGACTGAAAAACGCGGTACGTTCAAAGCATGGACGGTGCTGCTGGCGATTTCTGCCTTCTCATTGAGCCTGCTGGGCACCTTCCTGGTCCGTTCCGGCGTCTTGGTCTCGGTGCACGCGTTTGCATCCGATCCGGCTCGCGGCATGTTCATCCTTGGCTTCCTGGTGGTGGTGATCGGCGGTTCATTGTTGCTTTACGCACTGCGCGGCGCCCAGATCCGCTCCCGTGGTAACTACGCCTTGTTCTCGCGCGAGAACCTGCTACTGGCGAACAACCTGCTGTTGGTTGCCGCACTGCTTGTTGTTCTTATTGGTACTTTGCTGCCACTGGTCCACAAGCAAATCGGTTTGGGCTCGGTGTCTATCGGGGTGCCGTTCTTTAATACCCTGTTCACCTGGCTGATGATCCCGTTTGCCTTCATTCTGGGTGTCGGCCCACTGGTTCGCTGGAAGCGCGACAAGGTCTCGAACATCAGCAAGCAGATGATCATCTCTGCCCTGGTCACTATCCCGTTTGCATTCCTGTCGGTATGGCTGTTCACCGAAGTGCTTGAGCCATTGGCGGTACTTGGTATGGCGATGGCCGTGTGGATCATCGTGATGCACGGTTTTGAGTTGTATGAGCGTGCGACACACCGCCATACCCTGTGGAAAGGACTTACCAAGCTGGGCCGTAGTCACTGGGCGATGGTACTGGGCCATATTGGTCTGGCTGTTTCCGTTATCGGTATTACTCTGGTATCGAACTACGATATCGAGCGTGACGTGCGCATGGCACCGGGTGAGACGGTGCAAGTTCAAGGCTACGATTTCCACTTTGCCGGTTTGCGTGATGCCGACGGCCCTAACTACGACGGTTACATTGCGGACTTCAATATTACCCGCGACGGTAGACGTGTAACGACCCTGCATGCCGAGAAGCGTTTCTACTCGGTGGCGGGCTCTATGATGACCGAAGCGGCCATCGACAGCGGCGTAACCCGTGACCTATACGTGGCAATGGGTGAGAAGCTGACCGACGGTGCTTGGGCGGTACGTATCTACTTTAAGCCGTTTGTAAACTGGATTTGGTTCGGCTCGGCCTTGATGGCTCTGGGCGGTGCATTTGCCATTAGTGACAAGCGCTACCGTTTCCGCCGCAAGGAAGAGAAAGGTGAGTCTGTGGTTGCGAAGCAGGAGGCGAAGGCAAACTGA